A region of the Brachybacterium sacelli genome:
TTCAAGCAGGCCCTCGAGGACGCCGTGGCGGACACGGCGCTGAACGACATCAGCCGCGACCGTGACCTGGCCGAGGAGCGCTTCCTCTCGCTGCGCCACCTCATGGACATGGTCGGCGCGGCCCGCACGCGCGACGACCAGGTCTCCCGGGTCATCCTCGACGTGCGTCGCCACGTGCACTTCCATGCCGAGGAGATCGACGCCGAAGGCGCGGTGGTCCATGCCCACGAGTCCGGCGGCCCGCTCTCGGGCGGCCAGAACGAGCGACTGGCCACCTTCTGCCTCGCCGCGGCCCTGCGCTACCAGCTGGCCGGTACCGGCCACGAGGTGCCGCGCTACGCGCCGATCATCATCGACGAGGCCTTCTCCAAGGGGGCCGGCAAGTTCATCACCGCCGCCATGGAGTCCTTCCGTCACTTCGGGTTCCAGGTGATCCTGGCCAACCCCGGGAAGAACCCCCAGGCCCTGGCCCCGTTCATCGGGGGCGTCGGGGTGGTGTCCATCCGCCAGGACCGCTACTCCTCGGTGGCCCCGGTGAAGTTCGTCCCGGTGGAGGAATGAGCTCGACGGCGGTGCGACCGAGGATTACCAGGAGGTAGCCTGGGGTCGACATGGGGAGTTCTCCCCATCGGCAGGCCGGCGACGGGCCGGTAACCTGTTCCGGATCCGCCCGCGTCGGGCGGAGACGGTCGGGTGCCGTCAGGTCGGGCAGGGCGAGATGCGTGAGGTGGACAGCGATGTCAGCTCTCCCCACCGGACCGACTCCGCAGATCGCCGGCCAGGACGAGACCCACGCCCGCATCCACGCCCTGCTGACCGCCGTCACGGCCGCCCTCCTCCAGGAGCAGCCCGACCTGAACGGCTTCCCGGATCATCGGCCCCAGCGCGACCGCTCCTCCGGGGTGTCCTGGCGGGGTCTGGAGACCTACTGCCATGTCAGCGCGCTGCTGGCCAGCTCGGGAGTTCCCGGCCGGGCCGACGGAGGCGCCACTCGCCTGCTGACGGCCGCCGACGAGGTCGCCACGACCCGTGGGATGCGCCGGCGCTCCGAGAGCGATGCCCACGGGATCTGCGGCGCCACCTGGACCGACGCCACCGGTGATCTGCTCGAGGTGATCGTGGGGGTGCGGGTCGCGGTGCGCGCCGTCAGCGCCCCCTTCCTGCCAGGATCGCTGCGCCCGGTGGGCTCGACCAGTCCGCCGTCGCCGATCAGTCCGCTGACCCCGCCGCCGCGGATCGTGCGCTGATCCGTCCCAGCGCCGCCAGCGGGATCTCCGCCCGGTCCAACCGGCGGCGCGCCTCGTACAGCGCGTCGAGGGCACCGGGGCCGCCGCGGCGGCGAGGACGGCTCGGTGGCGTCGAGGGTCGCCTTGTTACCCTGGCGAGGTGCCCGAGCAGACCCCGTGTCCCCGTTCGCGCGCGGGCCTGAGGACGGCCCTCGCGCGCGCGGCCGCACTGGCCGCCTCCGGGGCACTGGCCGTCTCCCTGGCGCTGCCGGCGGCGGCCCTGGGAGAGGACGGACCCTTCCCGTTCCCGGCCGAGACCGAGTCCCTCGCCATGATCCCCGGCGCCGTCACGAGGGTGCCGCTGGACTCCCTGGTCGAGGACAACGCAGACGACCAGATCGAGCTCGAGACCGCACGCCTGGTGGTGCCGCAGGCGGTGGACGGCGGCGATCCGGACCGGATGACGCTCGGCGAGGACGCCCGGAGCATCACCGTGGCCGGCGAGGGCACCTGGTCCCTGATCGGCAACGACCTGGTGTTCACCCCGCTCAGCGGCGTCGAAGGGCCCACCACCCCGGTCGCGCTGACCGTCGGGAGCATCCATGACACGAGGTCCGTGCCCGAGGTGTTCACCCCGGAGGTGCTGGAGCTCGAGGAGATCGCCGCGCGGGGATCCGCCGGGGAGACCACCGACATCGCTCTGGACGACCGGGTCCCCGAAGGCGGCACGGTCCGGCTCGAACTGGCCGGGCTGCCCGCCGGATCCACACTGGTGGCCGACGGGAGCCGGGCGACGGTCCCGGAGCAGGGGGTCTGGCAGCTCTCGGCCGACGGCAGCACTCTCAGCCACGCCCCCGCGGCGCCGGGCCTCGGGCGGCAGCTGGATCCCGTCCGAGTCGTGGTCGAGGACGCCGAGGGCACCGTCGTCCGGGCCGGCGAGGTCGAGCTCACGGTCCCGATCATCTCCGACCTGGACTGGTCGGCACCCTACGGAGAGGACATCCTGTTCGTGGTGGGGGAGGGGCAGCAGTACGTCGAACCCGAGACCCTGCACCTGGTGCCGCTGGCCGGCGAGGAGGGGGTGAGCGTCTCCGAGGACGGCACCGAGGTCGACGTCCCCGGGCAGGGCTCCTGGGTGCTGGACCGTGACCGGGCGACCGTGCGATTCTCGCCGGAGAGCGCGGAGGTGCAGATGACCGCGCCGATGGGCATCGCCGGCGGGGACGGTGAGGGGGCGA
Encoded here:
- a CDS encoding Ig-like domain-containing protein is translated as MPEQTPCPRSRAGLRTALARAAALAASGALAVSLALPAAALGEDGPFPFPAETESLAMIPGAVTRVPLDSLVEDNADDQIELETARLVVPQAVDGGDPDRMTLGEDARSITVAGEGTWSLIGNDLVFTPLSGVEGPTTPVALTVGSIHDTRSVPEVFTPEVLELEEIAARGSAGETTDIALDDRVPEGGTVRLELAGLPAGSTLVADGSRATVPEQGVWQLSADGSTLSHAPAAPGLGRQLDPVRVVVEDAEGTVVRAGEVELTVPIISDLDWSAPYGEDILFVVGEGQQYVEPETLHLVPLAGEEGVSVSEDGTEVDVPGQGSWVLDRDRATVRFSPESAEVQMTAPMGIAGGDGEGATSGTALLSTAYPLLMDQAAAAVPGSEVHFDLTTTGIRDVRTDSLRFDREALPEGAQLSEDGTEAVVEGEGTWQIDVASRTVTMTPQESFRGTSSPVGVTAQGVYADNRADATFRATISPVIATMRDDEQRTAPSTPVTVDLLGNDTAGSGSQPLEPESLEISSLTATNLSELEDGRGKRLVIPGEGTYTVGKNGAVTFAPSEGFVGRTTPITYHVEDSAGVPTSASLVIEVDRNLTGAREQGPEVSGINSLLAGLMPSAPSTAMVFGTLVLLLLFGGGVALWIGTRMEADKRDWED